From the genome of Fundulus heteroclitus isolate FHET01 chromosome 9, MU-UCD_Fhet_4.1, whole genome shotgun sequence, one region includes:
- the rgs5a gene encoding regulator of G-protein signaling 5a: MCKGLAALPQTCIERAKEIKSKLGVLLQKPENGIDLIIPYPEKVDKKPEKLQKPTPEEAAQWRESLERVLNNSYGLAAFRSFLQSEFSDENIEFWVACEDFKKTKNPVKMAAKAKKIYEDFIQSEGPREVNIDHFTKDVTLRNLVALSSSTFDLAQKRIYALMEKDSFGRFLRSEQYQELLVN; this comes from the exons ATGTGTAAAGGATTAGCTGCATTGCCTCAAACCTGCATTGAAAG GGCTAAAGAGATCAAGTCAAAGTTGGGAGTTTTACTCCAGAAGCCTGAAAATGGCATCGACCTCATCATACCATACCCGGAGAAGGTTGACAAGAAGCCGGAGAAGCTGCAAaa GCCTACTCCTGAGGAGGCTGCTCAGTGGCGTGAGAGTCTGGAACGAGTCCTGAACAACAGCT ATGGTCTGGCTGCTTTCCGCAGCTTCCTTCAGTCTGAGTTCAGTGATGAGAACATCGAGTTCTGGGTGGCCTGTGAGGACTTCAAGAAGACCAAGAATCCCGTTAAGATGGCTGCCAAGGCCAAAAAGATCTATGAGGATTTCATCCAGTCAGAGGGACCCAGAGAG GTAAACATTGACCACTTCACCAAGGATGTGACCCTGAGGAACCTGGTGGCCCTCTCATCTTCCACCTTTGATCTGGCCCAGAAGAGGATTTACGCCCTGATGGAGAAAGACTCCTTCGGTCGTTTTCTCCGTTCTGAGCAGTACCAGGAGCTTCTGGTCAACTAA